In Corythoichthys intestinalis isolate RoL2023-P3 chromosome 4, ASM3026506v1, whole genome shotgun sequence, a genomic segment contains:
- the LOC130914280 gene encoding c-Myc-binding protein-like, which produces MSHYKAPDHKREQFRRYLEKAGVVDSLTSVLVALYEQPEKPTNALEFVKQHLGTPGGLTAADTAALQQEVVDLRQKCARLEEENQELKARLQCDEQPDESAAPATE; this is translated from the exons ATGTCGCATTATAAG GCTCCAGACCACAAGAGAGAGCAATTTCGGAGGTACTTGGAGAAAGCTGGTGTTGTTGATAGTCTTACTAGTG TTTTAGTGGCGCTGTATGAACAACCGGAGAAGCCTACCAACGCTCTGGA ATTTGTCAAGCAGCACCTCGGCACCCCCGGCGGCCTAACTGCGGCGGACACGGCGGCTCTGCAGCAGGAAGTGGTGGACCTGAGGCAAAAGTGTGCCAGGCTGGAGGAGGAGAACCAGGAACTCAAAGCTAGG CTGCAGTGCGACGAGCAACCTGACGAAAGCGCGGCGCCTGCGACAGAATAG
- the LOC130914279 gene encoding ribonuclease P protein subunit p25-like protein, with the protein MENYSKVRSVEHPSVCPFSVPADTPEVRVKDGSKIRNLLRFALGRMEAKPKVDEEGEEVSEADRGPPGPPARPLCRQLVFTASGKGVSKAITCAELVKKRIRGLHQQTSLASNTLTDVWEPLEPAAGLDGLTVSRKLPVIWILLSKDPLDQSLPGYQAPGRCDNLWPGEEKEEAGPYKRKRGTGRGGGGRGRGGGRHAGRPRDIYAPC; encoded by the coding sequence ATGGAGAACTACAGCAAGGTCCGCAGCGTGGAGCATCCGTCTGTATGTCCTTTCAGCGTGCCCGCCGATACACCGGAGGTGCGGGTCAAAGATGGCAGCAAGATCCGTAACCTGTTACGCTTCGCCCTGGGCCGCATGGAGGCCAAACCCAAGGTAGACGAGGAGGGAGAAGAGGTAAGCGAGGCAGACCGCGGTCCGCCGGGACCTCCCGCCCGGCCCCTCTGCCGCCAGCTGGTGTTCACGGCGAGCGGCAAGGGCGTATCCAAAGCTATCACGTGCGCCGAGCTGGTAAAAAAGCGCATTCGCGGCCTTCATCAGCAGACCTCGTTGGCCAGCAACACGCTAACGGACGTGTGGGAGCCCCTGGAGCCGGCCGCCGGCCTCGACGGCCTCACCGTCAGCAGAAAGCTGCCCGTCATTTGGATTCTCCTTTCTAAGGACCCTCTGGACCAAAGCCTTCCCGGGTACCAAGCGCCCGGACGCTGTGATAACTTGTGGCCCGGTGAGGAGAAAGAAGAGGCGGGGCCGTACAAGAGGAAGAGGGGCACCGGCAGAGGCGGGGGAGGCAGAGGAAGGGGTGGAGGGCGCCACGCGGGACGTCCTCGGGACATTTACGCACCATgctga
- the LOC130915024 gene encoding gap junction alpha-9 protein-like produces the protein MDDWNVLGGILEDVHAHSTMVGKMWLTLLLVFRMLVLGVAAENVWTDEQDHFACNTQQPGCRNACYDLAFPVSPVRFWVLQVVSVASPSLVYAGHAFYRLRVLEKARRLRKVSLRRYLEQAEAEETKQRIERELKRLERGRQDKAPLRGALLHTYVAHVFTRSAVEVGFMAAQYFLYGIRLYPLFKCRCYPCPEAVDCYVSRPTEKSFFMVFMQFMAALSLILNVLELMNLAYKVVKRRVIQAYADDDEDDDTSKKVSFV, from the coding sequence ATGGACGACTGGAACGTTTTGGGTGGAATCCTGGAGGACGTGCACGCGCACTCCACAATGGTGGGAAAAATGTGGCTGACGCTTTTGCTGGTGTTCCGCATGCTGGTTTTGGGCGTGGCGGCCGAAAACGTGTGGACGGACGAGCAGGACCACTTCGCGTGCAACACGCAGCAGCCGGGTTGTCGCAACGCCTGTTACGACCTTGCTTTTCCAGTCTCGCCCGTACGCTTTTGGGTGCTCCAGGTGGTCTCCGTGGCGTCCCCCTCGCTGGTCTACGCCGGTCATGCCTTCTACAGGCTTAGAGTTTTGGAAAAAGCTCGACGTCTCCGAAAGGTGTCGCTCAGGAGATACCTAGAGCAGGCGGAAGCAGAGGAAACCAAGCAACGAATCGAACGGGAGCTGAAGCGTCTCGAACGCGGGAGGCAAGACAAAGCGCCTCTCAGGGGGGCGCTGCTGCACACCTACGTGGCTCACGTCTTCACACGTTCCGCTGTGGAAGTCGGCTTCATGGCGGCCCAGTATTTCCTGTACGGAATCCGCTTGTACCCGCTGTTCAAATGTCGGTGCTATCCCTGCCCCGAAGCCGTCGACTGCTACGTGTCCAGACCTACGGAGAAGAGTTTCTTCATGGTCTTCATGCAGTTCATGGCCGCTCTGTCCCTGATTCTCAATGTCCTGGAGCTCATGAACCTAGCCTACAAGGTTGTAAAGAGGAGAGTAATCCAAGCCTACGCAGATGATGATGAAGACGATgacacaagtaaaaaagtgtCCTTCGTGTAA